One [Limnothrix rosea] IAM M-220 genomic window, CCATACGCAACAATAAAATGCCCGTAGCCGTTACCCCCATAGACTGACCCAGATCGCCGATGCCCTTTTCGAACCAATAATCGGGAAAAATCTTCGGCGCAAAATACAAAAAGAAGGAAATATTCCAGACAATACCAACAACACTTAAGACGAGAAATATGCCTAAGTTGCCACCAATAACCTTCAGCGAAATCGAGGCCAGAGCCGTCACCACCACCACATCTAATGCCATACCCGCAATATTTTTAGTTAATCGCGGAATGATGAGGGCATCCAAATCTAGACGCACCATAATGACTTGTACAATGATGCCACCAACTAATGCCATGGGAAATAAAGGCACATAGTTCATCATCGTAAAACCGCTTAATCCCCACGTCACCGACTCTAAAAAGACTAACCCCTTTAAAATGACCCACCCAATAATGATGGCGATGCCGACAAAACCGAAGTTGAGGGAAAGGGGATCAATTAAAAGACCTCTAGTTAACTGCCGCCGTTTTTCGAGGATCTCAGGATCGCTATTATGGGAAAGTTCGGGTAAATTGTCGGGCTGTTCAACATCTACGGCGGCAACGGCAACATAGCCACGTTTACGCCCCCATTTTGATAAAAACGTCCCGGTAACAATACCAGAAACAATACCGACTGTCGCTAAACCAAGGGCAAGATCCGCACCCTCTTCAAAGCCTAACTCAGTAAAAGTATTCGCCATGCCCCCGGCTGTACCATGGCCGCCTTCAAAGGCAATTTCGATCAAAGAGCCTGCAATGGGGTTGGCATCAAAAAGGGGAATCAAAATGAGTAAAGTCGCCAAAATACCCACGACATATTGTCCCCAGGCAAGGGATTGGCCAAAGACCACCTGAGGCGCTGCCCGTCGCCAAATTTGTTTTGGGCTGGGAATAACTTCACCGAGGAATAGGGCGGCAAAGACAATATTGATAAATACTCCCGGAGACTGTGACCAAATTGTGCGAATCTGTTCGGTAAAAACGCCATCGCTGATGAGGGTTCCTTCTCCGATGACAGAGGTGGCGATCGCCCCTAGTACCTGAGGCCCAAGCAATAATGCCAAAACCCCTGCCACAATAGATTCCGGTAGATATAGCCGACGAATCCAACCAATCTTTTGTTTAATCAAGCGCCCAGCTAAAACCAGTAGCGCAATCCAGACAAAAGCAAAGAAAACATCTCGTAATGTGAACATAGCAATGCTGCTGTCTTTGCAACAGATTCAGGACAAGACCCTGACTCAACTAAAGGGACTCACCACCCTACAGACAGTGAGCTTTAATTAAGTTGTCTTTAGTTTCAGAGCTAGTTTAGGCAGCCTTCAGGGAAGTTACCGTTCCCCGTTACACGAAATGTTTGTCCCCTAAACGTGTTCTCGCGATTTCATGCGTTGCTTGACCATCAAGACTAAACTCTTGCCCCCATTACCCCACAAAGCAATAATGTCGGCATGCAATTGAAACGAACTGTAAAAGAGCAAAATATCTTGTAAACAATTATTTTTTGCCGTAAATGACTTTAAGCTTCACTTTTCTGTCAGTGCTGACTGTTTTTGGCGTTTATTTCTGATAGAAATGACCTGAGCTTCTTTTCCTTCCCGAGCCACCCGAATCAGTAGCGCGGCTGAAATCAAACTAGAAATTACCGAGCTACCGCCATAACTAAAAAGCGGTAAAGGTAACCCTGTAGTCGGTAGAACCCCTGTGGTTACACCGATATTAAGAATCGATTGCCCCACCAACATAAAAGTCACACCAATGGCAATGAGGCGGCGGTCTAAATGTTTGCAGCGGAGGGCAACATAGGTGCCAAGGCTAGCGTAGGTCAGGAGTAAAAGTAGGAAACAAATACAGCCTGCTAGGCCAAATTCTTCGGCAAAAATTGCGAAAATAAAATCTGTGTCTTGAAAGGGTAGATAAAACAGTTTTTGTTGGGATAAACCAAAGCCTTCGCCCCAAATGCCGCCGGAACTAATGGCCAACAGACTTTGTACTAACTGATAACCGTCACCACGGGCATCGGCAAAGGGATTGAGAAAAAACATCAGTCGCCGACGCTGATATTCATGGACACTAATACTGGCGATCGCCGTTGCTAGGCCAACCCCCGCCGTACTACCAAGCTGGAACCAAGATAGACCAGCTGCTACCGCGATAAACCACAGAGTCAGGCCACACAGCGCCGTAGTACTAAGATTCGGCTGGATCAAGATGCACCCTAAAATCCCGGCAAAAACACCCAGCCACTGCCACCGCACATGCCACATCAGTTTACGCCAGCGCCCAAAGACCTGG contains:
- a CDS encoding FtsW/RodA/SpoVE family cell cycle protein; this translates as MLRYFLPFLDTEVKHWALEARLLRWLTFLWLCIGLVAMFSASYPVADLRQGDGFYFVKRQLVWIVIGLFFFNIIVRSPLKSLNKLSGWLLLFFWVLIILTLVPGFGVEVNGATRWIALGPIRIQPSELAKPFLILQAAQVFGRWRKLMWHVRWQWLGVFAGILGCILIQPNLSTTALCGLTLWFIAVAAGLSWFQLGSTAGVGLATAIASISVHEYQRRRLMFFLNPFADARGDGYQLVQSLLAISSGGIWGEGFGLSQQKLFYLPFQDTDFIFAIFAEEFGLAGCICFLLLLLTYASLGTYVALRCKHLDRRLIAIGVTFMLVGQSILNIGVTTGVLPTTGLPLPLFSYGGSSVISSLISAALLIRVAREGKEAQVISIRNKRQKQSALTEK
- a CDS encoding sodium/glutamate symporter, which gives rise to MFTLRDVFFAFVWIALLVLAGRLIKQKIGWIRRLYLPESIVAGVLALLLGPQVLGAIATSVIGEGTLISDGVFTEQIRTIWSQSPGVFINIVFAALFLGEVIPSPKQIWRRAAPQVVFGQSLAWGQYVVGILATLLILIPLFDANPIAGSLIEIAFEGGHGTAGGMANTFTELGFEEGADLALGLATVGIVSGIVTGTFLSKWGRKRGYVAVAAVDVEQPDNLPELSHNSDPEILEKRRQLTRGLLIDPLSLNFGFVGIAIIIGWVILKGLVFLESVTWGLSGFTMMNYVPLFPMALVGGIIVQVIMVRLDLDALIIPRLTKNIAGMALDVVVVTALASISLKVIGGNLGIFLVLSVVGIVWNISFFLYFAPKIFPDYWFEKGIGDLGQSMGVTATGILLLRMVDPDNRSGAFESFAYKQLFFEPIVGGGLFTAAAPALVDSLGLVTTLCITGGLLIFWLVIGFVLIRQRSRSSFAQ